The proteins below come from a single Takifugu flavidus isolate HTHZ2018 chromosome 6, ASM371156v2, whole genome shotgun sequence genomic window:
- the LOC130527063 gene encoding N-acyl-aromatic-L-amino acid amidohydrolase (carboxylate-forming) B-like isoform X2 encodes MEHVFFPPLSRVAVCGGTHGNEMSGVYMLRELKKRHIEQDGPVSLITVLSNPRAVESCRRYIDKDLNRCFTSQMLSGPLTDDTPYELKRAHELNAQLGPKGSQEAVDLLCDIHNTTSNMGLCLILYSADWIPLHILKHIQSKMTSTPVRAIFIDLPASESYSLESVGKHGLTLEVGPQPNGVLRADIYNLVKEAVELTFEFVQKFNAGHTFEGGEVEAYTMEDSVDYPRDPTTGEITASVHSELQDKDFKLLKPGDPIFKRFSGETVTYKGEELYPFFINECAYYEKKIAFVLGEKVKLTLPPISVQKD; translated from the exons ATGGAGCATGTCTTTTTCCCACCGCTGTCTCGTGTGGCCGTTTGCGGGGGCACCCACGGGAATGAGATGTCCGGCGTGTACATGCTGAGAGAGCTGAAAAAGCGGCATATTGAGCAGGATGGACCAGTTTCCCTAATTACTGTTCTTTCCAACCCCCGGGCCGTGGAATCCTGCAGGAGATACATCGACAAAGACCTGAACCGCTGTTTCACGAGTCAAATGCTTAG CGGCCCCCTGACCGACGACACACCCTACGAGCTCAAGCGCGCGCACGAGCTCAATGCTCAGCTGGGACCCAAAGGGAGCCAAGAGGCCGTGGACCTGCTGTGCGACATTCACAACACCACCTCCAACATGGGTCTGTGCCTGATCTTGTACTCCGCAGACTGGATCCCTCTCCACATTTTAAAGCACATACAG AGCAAGATGACGTCCACACCTGTCCGGGCGATCTTTATCGATTTGCCAGCCTCGGAAAGCTATTCGCTGGAGTCTGTGGGGAAGCACGGGTTGA CCTTAGAAGTCGGCCCTCAGCCCAACGGCGTCCTCAGGGCGGACATCTACAACCTGGTGAAAGAGGCTGTGGAGCTCACGTTTGAATTTGTCCAGAAGTTCAACGCAG GTCACACGTTTGAAGGGGGTGAAGTGGAAGCATACACGATGGAAGACAGTGTGGACTATCCCCGGGACCCCACAACTGGAGAGATCACCGCATCCGTTCACTCCGAGCTGCAG gatAAGGACTTCAAGCTCCTCAAACCAGGCGATCCCATATTCAAGAGGTTTTCCGGGGAAACGGTGACCTACAAGGGAGAAGAGCTCTACCCGTTCTTCATCAATGAATGTGCATACTACGAGAAGAAGATTGCTTTTGTCTTAGGGGAGAAGGTCAAGCTGACCTTGCCGCCCATAAGCGTGCAAAAGGACTGA
- the LOC130527066 gene encoding claudin domain-containing protein 1-like yields MVDNRYATALVIGSVLSLLASVYLSVAVGTQHWYQYNSPVTHEVSNASKLKEEFINGDFSEKTYVEAMFHLNGTLGLWWRCILVPDLKMDCVSFTLQQQFYPKYKAPGDPDSEEELLRTYLWRCQFLLPLVSLALVFLSGLVGLCACLCRSFTPTLGAGVLHLLAGLCSLGTVCCFLAGVDLLHQFLPPPTGVESTMGWSLYLALISFPLQMMAAALFLWAARSHSKSYTRVMAYRVA; encoded by the exons ATGGTAGACAATCGATATGCTACAGCGTTGGTTATTGGCTCTGTCCTGAGTCTTCTGGCCAGTGTGTACCTGTCTGTGGCGGTCGGAACCCAGCACTGGTACCAGTACAACAGCCCAGTTACACACGAGGTCAGCAACGCTTCTAAGCTCAAAGAGGAGTTCATCAATGGAGACTTCAGTGAAAAGACCTACGTTGAAGCCATGTTCCATCTCAATGGTACCCTGGGACTGTGGTGGAGGTGCATCCTGGTGCCAG ATCTGAAGATGGACTGTGTGAGCTTCACActccagcagcagttttatCCTAAATACAAGGCCCCCGGAGACCCCGACAGTGAAGAGGAACTGCTCAGAACAT ACTTGTGGAGGTGTCAGTTTCTCCTGCCCCTGGTGTCCCTGGCTTTGGTTTTCCTCAGCGGGCTGGTTGGGCTCTGTGCCTGCCTGTGTCGTAGCTTCACACCGACCTTAGGTGCGGGGGTGCTGCATCTGCTGGCAG GTTTATGCTCTCTGGGAACCGTCTGCTGTTTCCTCGCCGGCGTGGATTTACTCCACCAGTTTTTGCCACCGCCAACTGGGGTGGAGAGCACAATGGGCTGGTCCCTTTACCTCGCACTTATCTCCTTTCCTCTGCAAATGATGGCAGCTGCCTTATTCCTGTGGGCGGCACGGAGTCACAGCAAAAGCTACACGCGCGTGATGGCATACAGAGTAGCCTAA
- the LOC130527063 gene encoding N-acyl-aromatic-L-amino acid amidohydrolase (carboxylate-forming) B-like isoform X1 — protein sequence MEHVFFPPLSRVAVCGGTHGNEMSGVYMLRELKKRHIEQDGPVSLITVLSNPRAVESCRRYIDKDLNRCFTSQMLRQVEKNLGPLTDDTPYELKRAHELNAQLGPKGSQEAVDLLCDIHNTTSNMGLCLILYSADWIPLHILKHIQSKMTSTPVRAIFIDLPASESYSLESVGKHGLTLEVGPQPNGVLRADIYNLVKEAVELTFEFVQKFNAGHTFEGGEVEAYTMEDSVDYPRDPTTGEITASVHSELQDKDFKLLKPGDPIFKRFSGETVTYKGEELYPFFINECAYYEKKIAFVLGEKVKLTLPPISVQKD from the exons ATGGAGCATGTCTTTTTCCCACCGCTGTCTCGTGTGGCCGTTTGCGGGGGCACCCACGGGAATGAGATGTCCGGCGTGTACATGCTGAGAGAGCTGAAAAAGCGGCATATTGAGCAGGATGGACCAGTTTCCCTAATTACTGTTCTTTCCAACCCCCGGGCCGTGGAATCCTGCAGGAGATACATCGACAAAGACCTGAACCGCTGTTTCACGAGTCAAATGCTTAGGCAAGTTGAAAAAAACCT CGGCCCCCTGACCGACGACACACCCTACGAGCTCAAGCGCGCGCACGAGCTCAATGCTCAGCTGGGACCCAAAGGGAGCCAAGAGGCCGTGGACCTGCTGTGCGACATTCACAACACCACCTCCAACATGGGTCTGTGCCTGATCTTGTACTCCGCAGACTGGATCCCTCTCCACATTTTAAAGCACATACAG AGCAAGATGACGTCCACACCTGTCCGGGCGATCTTTATCGATTTGCCAGCCTCGGAAAGCTATTCGCTGGAGTCTGTGGGGAAGCACGGGTTGA CCTTAGAAGTCGGCCCTCAGCCCAACGGCGTCCTCAGGGCGGACATCTACAACCTGGTGAAAGAGGCTGTGGAGCTCACGTTTGAATTTGTCCAGAAGTTCAACGCAG GTCACACGTTTGAAGGGGGTGAAGTGGAAGCATACACGATGGAAGACAGTGTGGACTATCCCCGGGACCCCACAACTGGAGAGATCACCGCATCCGTTCACTCCGAGCTGCAG gatAAGGACTTCAAGCTCCTCAAACCAGGCGATCCCATATTCAAGAGGTTTTCCGGGGAAACGGTGACCTACAAGGGAGAAGAGCTCTACCCGTTCTTCATCAATGAATGTGCATACTACGAGAAGAAGATTGCTTTTGTCTTAGGGGAGAAGGTCAAGCTGACCTTGCCGCCCATAAGCGTGCAAAAGGACTGA